In Mariluticola halotolerans, one DNA window encodes the following:
- the mbfA gene encoding iron exporter MbfA has translation MFARLLEPNKRDFASLNAQEILSLAVAAEEEDGRIYAAYADKIRETYPASAKVFEGMAAEEDEHRKQLLALYRARFGDKLIPIRREHVRGFMSRKPVWLMQNLSIETIRQQVWEMEEGAYRFYVEAGKQTEDVEVRQLLGDLAMQERQHKETADSLEAEHLGDAAKTEEEEQSHRQFVLTYVQPGLAGLMDGSVSTLAPVFAAAFATGSTWQTFLVGLAASVGAGISMGFTEAASDDGKLTGRGSPIKRGFAAGIMTAIGGLGHTLPYLITDFVSATVIAIIVVLVELWAIAFIQSKYMSTPFWRAVMQVVLGGSLVFAAGILIGNA, from the coding sequence ATGTTTGCCCGATTGCTTGAGCCCAACAAGCGCGATTTTGCCTCGCTCAATGCGCAGGAAATCCTGTCGCTGGCGGTGGCCGCCGAGGAAGAGGACGGGCGCATTTACGCCGCCTATGCGGACAAGATTCGTGAAACCTATCCGGCCTCTGCCAAGGTGTTCGAGGGCATGGCGGCGGAAGAGGACGAACACCGCAAGCAATTGCTGGCGCTTTACCGCGCCCGGTTTGGCGACAAGCTTATTCCGATCCGGCGCGAGCATGTGCGCGGTTTCATGTCGCGCAAGCCAGTATGGCTGATGCAGAACCTGTCCATTGAAACCATTCGCCAGCAGGTGTGGGAGATGGAGGAAGGGGCTTACCGGTTTTATGTCGAGGCGGGCAAGCAAACCGAAGATGTGGAAGTGCGCCAGCTGCTTGGTGACCTAGCGATGCAGGAACGCCAGCACAAGGAGACCGCAGACTCGCTGGAAGCCGAACATCTGGGTGATGCAGCAAAAACAGAAGAAGAAGAGCAATCGCACCGGCAATTTGTGTTGACCTATGTGCAGCCGGGACTGGCCGGCCTGATGGATGGCTCGGTTTCGACCCTTGCCCCGGTTTTTGCGGCGGCTTTTGCAACGGGCAGCACCTGGCAGACCTTTCTGGTGGGGCTGGCCGCATCGGTGGGTGCGGGCATTTCCATGGGCTTTACGGAGGCGGCCTCTGACGATGGCAAGCTGACCGGGCGCGGTTCGCCCATAAAGCGTGGCTTTGCCGCCGGGATCATGACCGCGATTGGCGGACTTGGGCACACCCTGCCCTATCTGATTACCGACTTTGTCAGCGCGACAGTGATCGCGATTATTGTGGTGCTGGTGGAATTGTGGGCCATCGCCTTCATCCAGTCGAAATACATGTCGACGCCGTTCTGGCGGGCTGTGATGCAAGTGGTGCTCGGGGGCTCGCTGGTGTTTGCAGCCGGTATTCTGATCGGCAACGCTTGA
- a CDS encoding GNAT family N-acetyltransferase, with protein sequence MTIRAATENDIPALLEIHNDAVRRLSWIWISREDTLADRTKWFHERMAAGFPVLVAEDANGRVIGYGAFGTYRGRDGYDLTVEHSVYLLPEAQGHGLGKRLLTELIDIARAQGRHMMVAVIDTDNVLSIKLHEKFGFVHAGTLPEAGKKHGRWVSQTNMYLLLDDRKAPPAA encoded by the coding sequence ATGACCATTCGTGCTGCCACAGAGAATGATATTCCGGCGCTGCTTGAAATTCACAATGATGCCGTGCGCCGATTGAGCTGGATCTGGATCAGCCGTGAGGACACACTGGCCGACCGGACCAAATGGTTTCACGAGCGCATGGCGGCGGGGTTTCCCGTTCTGGTGGCAGAGGACGCTAACGGACGGGTGATCGGCTATGGCGCTTTTGGCACCTATCGCGGTCGCGACGGCTATGACCTGACCGTCGAGCATTCGGTTTATCTGCTGCCCGAAGCGCAAGGGCACGGGCTGGGCAAGCGGCTTTTGACCGAATTGATCGATATTGCGCGGGCGCAAGGGCGGCACATGATGGTGGCTGTGATCGACACCGATAATGTGCTCTCGATCAAACTGCATGAGAAATTCGGGTTTGTGCATGCAGGCACGCTGCCGGAAGCGGGCAAGAAGCACGGGCGCTGGGTGAGCCAGACAAACATGTATCTATTGCTGGATGACCGGAAGGCGCCCCCGGCCGCTTAA
- a CDS encoding alpha/beta fold hydrolase, giving the protein MSTSEAASPLQTPTRHVERAGCALAYRVSGPEDGRPLVLCHGLAANGMQFAEDAAFFAARGFRVIVPDLRGHGQSIVTGVRHDADFAIASLGADLIAILDAENIEATDWVGNSLGGIIALSLMGTDRARLGRFLSYGTAYRLQVPGALLSGMGMVMGSYRFVDRRFLAMIGGWMTSPDPKARAVVSSMLRVLDPDAVMRTARHLAHYDLTANGLDFDGPMLMIKAARDVAVNRALAPTLPQLLARDNFTLVEMDDAGHCANLEQPARFREIVTGFLGNRAGDA; this is encoded by the coding sequence ATGAGCACATCTGAGGCCGCAAGCCCCTTGCAAACGCCAACCCGCCATGTCGAGCGGGCGGGTTGTGCGCTTGCCTATCGGGTGAGCGGGCCAGAGGATGGACGACCGCTGGTGCTGTGCCATGGACTGGCGGCGAACGGCATGCAATTTGCCGAGGATGCGGCTTTTTTTGCGGCGCGCGGGTTTCGGGTGATTGTGCCGGACTTGCGTGGGCACGGCCAATCCATTGTGACGGGCGTGCGGCATGATGCGGATTTTGCGATTGCCAGCCTTGGAGCCGACCTGATCGCTATTCTGGATGCAGAAAACATTGAAGCCACGGACTGGGTGGGCAATTCGCTGGGCGGGATCATTGCGCTGTCGCTGATGGGAACAGACCGGGCGCGGCTGGGCCGGTTTCTCAGCTATGGCACTGCCTATCGGTTGCAGGTGCCGGGCGCGCTGCTTTCGGGCATGGGAATGGTAATGGGCAGCTACCGGTTTGTTGACCGGCGGTTTCTGGCCATGATCGGCGGGTGGATGACATCGCCGGATCCGAAGGCGCGGGCGGTGGTTTCATCAATGCTGCGGGTTCTCGACCCGGATGCGGTGATGCGCACAGCGCGGCACCTGGCCCATTATGACCTCACAGCGAACGGGCTGGATTTTGATGGCCCGATGCTGATGATAAAGGCGGCGCGCGATGTGGCGGTTAACCGGGCACTGGCACCGACCCTGCCGCAGCTTCTGGCCCGGGATAATTTTACGCTGGTAGAGATGGATGATGCGGGGCATTGCGCCAATCTCGAACAGCCAGCGCGCTTTCGCGAGATTGTGACGGGATTTTTGGGCAATCGCGCGGGTGATGCCTGA